One Lampris incognitus isolate fLamInc1 chromosome 14, fLamInc1.hap2, whole genome shotgun sequence DNA window includes the following coding sequences:
- the LOC130123549 gene encoding mucolipin-3-like yields MEDIEALVAPRQEERPVNGPCRWKPPPQRAESQVVEDFRRRLKYFFMNPCEKHRARGRKPWKLMLQILKIAIITIQLVSFGLSNEMMVTFKEENLMTFRHLFLKGYKDQTMGRYALYTKADVYEHIHYIIKRYINLQNLTAGNHAYERIDGVYTPLSLCQKCYRNCSIYPGNDTFNINPQTEEDCISIYPVQSFDIDRHLNFSLDFKRLLSVNIYLVLKAINLQTVRHHELPDCYDFHILIRFDNRAHSGRIKVDVENDVRIYECKDWNVTGTSGKNDHLLLLCDSLVIIACFTSLILCTRSVVNGIQLQFEYSIFFHVYYNKIVSWSDRMEFVNGWYILIIVSDTLTIAGSALKIGIQTKYMMNYDVCSILLGTATMLVWVGVIRYLGFFKKYNILILTLRAAFPNVIRFCCCAAMIYLGYCFCGWIVLGPYHAKFRTLDKVTECLFSLVNGDDMFATFQKMREKSYMVWLFSRLYLYSFISLFVYMVLSLFIALITDTYETIKQHQQDKLPVSQLHAFIAECSDQPDSGRYKTDEEPASCCFSRCCCFG; encoded by the exons ATGGAGGACATTGAGGCCCTGGTAGCTCCCAGGCAAGAGGAGCGACCCGTGAATGGCCCTTGCAGATGGAAGCCTCCCCCTCAGCGTGCCGAGTCTCAGGTGGTGGAGGACTTCAGGAGGAGGCTCAAGTACTTCTTCATGAATCCCTGTGAGAAACACAGAGCCAGGGGCCGCAAACCATGGAAACTAATGTTACAGATACTGAAGATTGCGATTATCACGATACAG TTAGTCTCTTTCGGCCTGAGCAATGAGATGATGGTCACCTTCAAAGAGGAAAATCTGATGACATTCAGACATCTGTTTCTCAAAGGTTACAAGGACCAAACCATGGGGAGATACGCACTGTACACAAAAGCAGATGTCTATGAACACATCCACTACATCATCAAACGG TACATCAATCTCCAAAATCTGACAGCTGGCAATCATGCATATGAGAGGATTGACGGGGTGTACACCCCTTTGTCTCTCTGTCAAAAGTGCTACAGGAACTGCAGCATCTACCCCGGCAATGACACCTTCAACATCAATCCACAAACCGAAGAAG ACTGTATTTCCATATACCCTGTGCAGTCATTTGATATTGACAGACACCTGAACTTCTCGCTAGATTTCAAAAG GCTGCTATCGGTGAACATCTACCTTGTTCTGAAAGCCATCAATCTGCAGACTGTACGTCACCATGAGCTGCCGGACTGTTATGACTTCCATATATTG ATAAGGTTTGACAACCGCGCCCATAGTGGAAGGATAAAGGTTGATGTGGAAAATGATGTTAGAATTTACGAGTGCAAAGACTGGAACGTGACAGGCACTT CAGGAAAGAATGACCATCTCCTCCTGCTGTGTGATTCTCTGGTCATCATCGCCTGCTTCACCTCTCTCATCCTGTGCACAAGATCTGTCGTTAATGGAATCCAACTCCAGTTT GAGTACAGTATATTCTTCCATGTGTACTACAATAAAATCGTGTCCTGGTCAGATCGCATGGAGTTCGTGAATGGCTGGTACATCCTTATCATTGTGAGCGACACACTGACAATTGCTGGGTCGGCCCTCAAAATAGGGATACAAACGAAG TACATGATGAACTATGATGTTTGTAGTATCTTGCTGGGGACGGCCACCATGCTAGTCTGGGTCGGGGTCATTCGTTACCTTGGCTTCTTCAAGAAATATAAT ATCCTAATACTAACATTGAGGGCAGCATTTCCAAATGTGATCCGATTttgctgttgtgctgccatgatctACCTGGGATACTGTTTCTGTGGTTGGATCGTGCTCGGGCCTTACCATGCCAAA TTCCGAACTCTGGACAAGGTGACAGAGTGCCTCTTCTCACTTGTCAATGGGGACGACATGTTTGCAACATTTCAAAAGATGAGGGAGAAGAGCTACATGGTGTGGCTTTTCAGCAGACTCTACCTCTACTCCTTCATCTCCCTCTTTGTCTACATGGTGCTCAGCCTGTTCATTGCTCTCATCACGGACACCTATGAGACCATCAAG CAACACCAGCAAGACAAGTTGCCGGTGTCCCAGCTCCATGCTTTTATAGCGGAGTGCAGTGACCAGCCTGACTCTGGGAGGTACAAGACTGATGAAGAGCCAGCCTCCTGCTGCTTCTCTCGCTGTTGCTGCTTTGGATAA
- the bcl10 gene encoding B-cell lymphoma/leukemia 10 isoform X2 translates to MKWQRLRKTILTRDDAEEISCRTTQTKRAGMLLDILAENPHGLDALIESIQLSRSQNFLIAKITDEVQRAKNEKMESHKGASTSSSDQSTLGLTSDLSRTLSNESTMLCHPDGEGSTTTSDMLGSLSLLSLKKGADMTSMGGESVVMSSSTSSSTLPRPGDPGAPPLPEELLEESSANADAGVHGQLEHSSSGGDPNFQPLRSRSLTPTSQRANYSFTAPKSQ, encoded by the exons ATGAAATGGCAGAGATTAAGAAAGAC GATCCTGACGCGGGACGATGCCGAGGAAATCAGCTGCCGGACCACGCAGACCAAAAGGGCGGGAATGCTGCTAGACATTCTGGCGGAAAACCCGCACGGTCTGGATGCTCTGATTGAGTCCATCCAGCTGTCCCGCTCCCAAAACTTCCTCATTGCCAAGATCACGGACGAGGTGCAAAGGGCCAAAAACGAGAAGATGGAGTCTCACAAAG GAGCTTCCACTTCCTCGTCTGACCAAAGCACTTTGGGACTGACCAGCGATCTCTCCAGGACACTTTCAAATGAATCCACCATGCTCTGCCACCCGGACGGGGAAGGGAGTACCACGACTTCAGACATGTTGGGGTCACTGAGCCTGCTGTCTTTAAAGAAGGGGGCAGATATGACCTCAATGGGTGGGGAAAGTGTGGTTATGTCTTCTTCCACAAGCTCTTCCACCCTTCCCCGGCCCGGAGATCCAGGAGCGCCTCCGCTGCCAGAGGAGCTGCTGGAGGAATCCTCCGCCAATGCAGATGCCGGAGTGCACGGGCAGCTGGAGCATTCTAGCAGCGGAGGGGACCCTAATTTCCAGCCCCTCCGATCGCGATCTCTCACCCCAACATCACAGAGGGCTAACTATTCATTTACAGCCCCAAAATCTCAATGA
- the bcl10 gene encoding B-cell lymphoma/leukemia 10 isoform X1 has product MDVPHLTEDEMAEIKKDVLTRLRPYLCDKIRAERHFDFLRSRRILTRDDAEEISCRTTQTKRAGMLLDILAENPHGLDALIESIQLSRSQNFLIAKITDEVQRAKNEKMESHKGASTSSSDQSTLGLTSDLSRTLSNESTMLCHPDGEGSTTTSDMLGSLSLLSLKKGADMTSMGGESVVMSSSTSSSTLPRPGDPGAPPLPEELLEESSANADAGVHGQLEHSSSGGDPNFQPLRSRSLTPTSQRANYSFTAPKSQ; this is encoded by the exons ATGGACGTCCCTCATCTCACAGAGGATGAAATGGCAGAGATTAAGAAAGAC GTGCTGACCAGATTGCGGCCCTACCTCTGTGACAAGATCAGGGCTGAACGCCACTTTGACTTCCTGCGGTCCCGCAGGATCCTGACGCGGGACGATGCCGAGGAAATCAGCTGCCGGACCACGCAGACCAAAAGGGCGGGAATGCTGCTAGACATTCTGGCGGAAAACCCGCACGGTCTGGATGCTCTGATTGAGTCCATCCAGCTGTCCCGCTCCCAAAACTTCCTCATTGCCAAGATCACGGACGAGGTGCAAAGGGCCAAAAACGAGAAGATGGAGTCTCACAAAG GAGCTTCCACTTCCTCGTCTGACCAAAGCACTTTGGGACTGACCAGCGATCTCTCCAGGACACTTTCAAATGAATCCACCATGCTCTGCCACCCGGACGGGGAAGGGAGTACCACGACTTCAGACATGTTGGGGTCACTGAGCCTGCTGTCTTTAAAGAAGGGGGCAGATATGACCTCAATGGGTGGGGAAAGTGTGGTTATGTCTTCTTCCACAAGCTCTTCCACCCTTCCCCGGCCCGGAGATCCAGGAGCGCCTCCGCTGCCAGAGGAGCTGCTGGAGGAATCCTCCGCCAATGCAGATGCCGGAGTGCACGGGCAGCTGGAGCATTCTAGCAGCGGAGGGGACCCTAATTTCCAGCCCCTCCGATCGCGATCTCTCACCCCAACATCACAGAGGGCTAACTATTCATTTACAGCCCCAAAATCTCAATGA
- the LOC130123547 gene encoding CCN family member 1-like, whose translation MRTASLIVLLGGILELVLARCPQECRCPSEAPRCVPGVSLVPDGCGCCRVCARQLNEDCSKTEPCDHAKGLECNFGAGYGTAKGICRAKSDGRTCEYNNKIYQNGESFRPNCKHQCTCMDGGVGCVSLCQHEVTLPKQGCAKPRLLKVPGRCCDQLVCLKESKAGSSQAEKSSQQQQHRGVSQSEDYLTNENELLPMGGSAPIRSLPAFVREPASHMSSRGRMCVLQTTAWSPCSKSCGTGLSTRRSNRNGQCKLMKETRICEVRPCTRVTFTSSKRGQQCKGIEKASHPVKLSHAGCHSLKKFRPRYCGACADGRCCSPHQTRTVPVRFRCEDGETFNKNVMMIQSCKCDLSCPHTNNELLPSIDPYMTSTNRGAKKTLT comes from the exons ATGCGGACAGCCTCTCTTATTGTTCTTCTTGGGGGGATTTTAGAGCTG gTTTTGGCACGGTGTCCCCAGGAGTGCCGGTGTCCCAGCGAGGCTCCCAGATGTGTGCCTGGGGTCAGCCTCGTCCCGGACGGCTGCGGCTGCTGCAGAGTTTGTGCGCGACAGCTCAACGAGGACTGCAGCAAGACCGAGCCGTGCGACCACGCCAAGGGGCTGGAGTGCAACTTCGGAGCTGGATATGGCACAGCTAAGGGCATCTGTCGAG ccaAATCGGATGGAAGAACTTGCGAGTACAACAACAAGATCTACCAGAACGGGGAGAGCTTCCGGCCAAACTGCAAACACCAGTGCACTTGCATGGACGGCGGCGTTGGATGCGTCTCCCTGTGCCAGCACGAGGTGACGCTGCCCAAACAGGGCTGCGCCAAGCCCAGGCTGCTCAAGGTGCCCGGCCGCTGCTGCGATCAGCTGGTGTGTCTGAAAGAAAGCAAGGCGGGCAGCTCTCAAGCCGAGAAGagcagccagcagcagcagcacaggggCGTCAGCCAGTCTGAGGACTACCTCACCAACGAGAACGAACTGCTTCCCATGGGGGGCAGCGCACCGATCAGGTCTTTACCCG CTTTCGTGAGGGAGCCAGCAAGCCACATGTCTTCCAGAGGAAGGATGTGTGTGCTTCAAACCACTGCTTGGTCCCCCTGCTCCAAGTCCTGTGGTACTGGATTGTCCACAAGGCGGTCCAACCGCAACGGCCAATGTAAACTAATGAAGGAGACCCGGATCTGTGAAGTCCGTCCATGCACTCGTGTGACTTTCACCAGCTCCAAG AGGGGTCAGCAGTGCAAAGGCATTGAGAAAGCCAGCCACCCTGTTAAGCTGTCCCACGCAGGCTGCCATAGCCTGAAGAAGTTTCGGCCCAGGTACTGTGGAGCCTGTGCAGACGGGCGCTGCTGCAGCCCTCACCAGACCCGGACGGTGCCGGTCCGCTTCCGATGCGAGGACGGCGAGACATTCAACAAGAACGTGATGATGATCCAGTCTTGCAAGTGTGACCTCAGCTGCCCCCACACCAACAACGAGCTCCTGCCTTCCATAGACCCTTACATGACGTCCACAAACAGGGGCGCAAAGAAAACTCTGACATGA